The DNA segment AGCAGGCGATGAGTGCGCCTTCTACCAGGGTGTGGGGGCTGGCCATGATGAGGGGCATGTCTTTGCAGGTACCAGGCTCGGACTCGTCACCATTGACGACGAGGTACTTGGGCTTGGGGTTGTTCTGCGGAACGAAGGACCACTTCATGCCGGTTGGGAAGCCTGCACCGCCGCGTCCGCGGAGTCCAGAATCCTTCACTAGGCTGAGAACCTCGGCGGGTTCCATGCTTAGGGCCTTACGAAGTGCGTCGTATCCTTCGTGGGACTTGTAGCTCTCCAGCTTCCACGGCGTTTCATCGCCCCAGTGTGCGGAGAGGATGGGAGTAAGGAGTTCGTTCGACACGTTACTCACCTTCCTTCACGTCGTAGGCAATGCGCCAGCCTGCCAAAGAGGCGGGGCCGGCTGCGGGGCCTTCGTCGCTGCGACCATCGTTGAAGCCAGCGAGGACGCGTTCGTTGTCACGCCACGAGGTGATCTGCGGACCACGGGTGGAGTGAACTTCTTCGTCATTACGCAGCTTGTCGAGGATCTCAACAGCCTTACGAGGAGTCATGTTGTCCATGTACTCCCAGTTCAGCATCATGACAGGGGCGAAGTCGCAGGCGGCGTTGCATTCCACACGTTCGAGTGTGAAAGCGCCATCTTCAGTTGTTCCTTCGCCATCGAGGCCGAGGTGCTTGCGGACGGTTTCGTAGACGAGGTCGCCACCCATCACTGCGCACAGGGAGGTGGTGCAGACCCCGATAAGATGCTTGCCGACCTCGTC comes from the Lawsonella clevelandensis genome and includes:
- a CDS encoding NADH-quinone oxidoreductase subunit NuoE family protein — translated: MIEAHFVSKFDDADAVDMSDTTTSITEENIKELQILADRYPHAQSAIIPMLHLVQSIDGKVSGEGVRHIARILDIPEAVVLGVVTFYTMFHKDEVGKHLIGVCTTSLCAVMGGDLVYETVRKHLGLDGEGTTEDGAFTLERVECNAACDFAPVMMLNWEYMDNMTPRKAVEILDKLRNDEEVHSTRGPQITSWRDNERVLAGFNDGRSDEGPAAGPASLAGWRIAYDVKEGE